A stretch of the Streptomyces venezuelae genome encodes the following:
- the disA gene encoding DNA integrity scanning diadenylate cyclase DisA, whose translation MAAKDGAAAPGKSGASSKHDALMRASLTAVAPGQALRDGLERIVRGNTGGLIVLGMDKAVEAMCTGGFVLDVEFTATRLRELCKLDGALILDKDITKILRAGVQLVPDASIPTEETGTRHRTADRVSKQCGFPVVSVSQSMRLIALYVDGERRVLEESGAILSRANQALATLERYKLRLDEVAGTLSALEIEDLVTVRDVTAVAQRLEMVRRIATEIAEYVVELGTDGRLLSLQLDELTVGIEAERELVIRDYVPEPTAKRSRTVDEALAELDALTHAELLELPIVARALGYTGSPETLDSAVSPRGYRLLAKVPRLPGAIIERLVEHFGGLQKLLAASVDDLQTVDGVGEARARSVREGLSRLAESSILERYV comes from the coding sequence GTGGCAGCCAAGGACGGGGCAGCAGCACCCGGGAAGTCCGGCGCGAGCTCCAAGCACGATGCGTTGATGCGCGCGTCGCTGACCGCCGTCGCCCCTGGTCAGGCCCTGCGCGACGGCCTGGAGCGGATCGTCCGCGGCAACACCGGCGGACTGATCGTCCTGGGTATGGACAAGGCCGTGGAAGCCATGTGCACCGGCGGTTTCGTGCTGGACGTGGAGTTCACCGCGACCCGGCTGCGCGAGCTGTGCAAGCTCGACGGCGCGCTCATCCTCGACAAGGACATCACCAAGATCCTCCGGGCCGGTGTGCAGCTGGTGCCGGACGCCTCGATTCCGACCGAGGAGACGGGCACCCGGCACCGGACCGCCGACCGCGTCTCCAAGCAGTGCGGGTTCCCGGTCGTCTCGGTCTCCCAGTCCATGCGGCTGATCGCGCTGTACGTCGACGGGGAACGCCGGGTCCTGGAGGAGTCCGGGGCGATCCTGTCCCGCGCCAACCAGGCGCTGGCCACCCTGGAGCGGTACAAGCTGCGCCTCGACGAGGTCGCGGGCACGCTGTCCGCGCTGGAGATCGAGGACCTGGTCACCGTCCGCGATGTGACGGCGGTCGCGCAGCGTTTGGAAATGGTCCGCCGGATCGCCACCGAGATCGCCGAGTACGTGGTGGAGCTCGGCACCGACGGCCGCCTGCTGTCGCTCCAGCTCGACGAGCTGACCGTCGGCATCGAGGCGGAGCGCGAGCTCGTGATCCGCGACTATGTCCCGGAGCCCACGGCGAAGCGTTCCCGCACGGTGGACGAGGCGCTCGCCGAGCTGGACGCGCTGACCCACGCGGAGCTGCTGGAGCTGCCCATCGTGGCCCGCGCGCTCGGCTACACCGGCTCCCCGGAGACCCTGGATTCGGCGGTCTCCCCGCGCGGCTACCGGCTGCTGGCGAAGGTGCCGCGACTGCCCGGCGCGATCATCGAGCGGCTGGTCGAGCACTTCGGCGGACTGCAGAAGCTGCTCGCGGCGAGCGTGGACGACCTCCAGACCGTGGACGGGGTCGGCGAGGCGCGGGCGCGCAGTGTCCGCGAGGGCCTGTCCCGGCTGGCCGAGTCCTCGATCCTGGAGCGGTACGTCTAG